One genomic window of Bradyrhizobium sp. CCGE-LA001 includes the following:
- a CDS encoding MarR family winged helix-turn-helix transcriptional regulator: MKDNNDMPGHLARRFQQIAVAVFLAEVGDAGFDLTPVQYAALATIKANPGLDQVTLAGLIAYDRTTITGVIDRLVQKGLIERRASSRDRRARELAITDEGRRALRRITPAVESAQRVLLRGLSAKEGEELIRLLRKAIAAGNELSRAPLREMQA, translated from the coding sequence GTGAAAGACAACAACGACATGCCTGGACATCTGGCGCGCCGGTTCCAGCAGATCGCGGTCGCGGTGTTCCTGGCCGAGGTCGGAGATGCGGGCTTCGATCTCACGCCGGTGCAATACGCTGCGCTCGCGACCATCAAGGCTAATCCGGGGCTCGACCAGGTGACGCTGGCAGGGTTGATCGCCTATGACCGCACCACCATCACAGGCGTGATCGATCGCTTGGTGCAAAAGGGCCTCATCGAGCGTCGCGCCTCCAGCCGCGACCGCCGCGCACGGGAGCTCGCGATCACGGACGAAGGACGGCGCGCGCTGCGCAGGATCACGCCGGCTGTCGAATCGGCTCAGCGCGTCCTCTTGCGCGGACTGAGCGCGAAGGAAGGCGAAGAATTGATACGGTTGTTGCGCAAGGCGATCGCCGCCGGCAATGAGCTCAGCCGCGCACCGCTGCGCGAGATGCAGGCATAG
- a CDS encoding FAD-binding monooxygenase, with protein sequence MQFHLNGFQPGDPEIADPAARVQAPDAAGTVPEEVDVLIVGCGPAGLTLAAQLAQFPDIKTCIVEQKPGRLLVGQADGIACRTLEMFHAFGFSERVQKEACWINETTFWKPDARRPEAIVRSGRVQDVEDGLSEFPHVILNQARIHDAFLDVMRKSPAKLAPYYSRRVLDLEVDPAVDAAAHGVTVHLECVDAAGGSKVETIRARYVVGCDGARSMVRKSIGRELHGDSANHAWGVMDVLAVTDFPDIRFKSLIQSAKDGSLLIIPREGGYMVRIYVELAKLDIGERVANRNITADDVIAKAQRILKPHRLDVKEIAWWSVYEIGQRLTDKFDDVPETEVDGRLPRIFIAGDACHTHSPKAGQGMNVSMQDAFNLGWKLAAVLRKQCAPALLHSYSAERQAVAKELIDFDREWAGILASAAKAGGADAAKTQDYFVRHGRYTAGTATHYRPSVLTGAASHQHLAEGLVIGKRFHSAPVIRLADAKPVHLGHAAQADGRFRIYAFSPAEDPAAAGSAVRALCNFLGESRESPIRRHTPSGADIDSVIDLRAVFQQDHRELAVEAMPPLLLPRKGRYGLIDYEKMFCPDLKSGNDVFAMRGIDRKAGCLIVVRPDQYVANVLPLDDFAALASYFDAFMLRAN encoded by the coding sequence ATGCAATTCCATCTGAATGGATTTCAGCCGGGCGATCCCGAGATCGCGGATCCTGCAGCACGCGTTCAGGCCCCGGATGCGGCGGGCACCGTGCCCGAAGAGGTCGACGTCCTCATCGTCGGCTGCGGCCCGGCCGGCCTGACGCTCGCCGCCCAGCTCGCGCAATTCCCCGACATCAAGACCTGCATCGTCGAGCAGAAGCCCGGCCGCCTGCTGGTCGGGCAGGCCGACGGCATCGCCTGCCGCACCTTGGAGATGTTTCACGCTTTCGGCTTCAGCGAGCGCGTGCAAAAGGAGGCATGCTGGATCAACGAGACGACGTTCTGGAAGCCGGACGCGCGGCGGCCTGAGGCCATCGTGCGCAGCGGACGGGTGCAGGACGTCGAGGACGGGCTGTCGGAATTCCCGCATGTCATCCTCAACCAGGCGCGCATCCACGACGCATTTCTCGATGTCATGCGCAAATCGCCGGCCAAGCTCGCGCCGTATTACAGCCGGCGCGTACTCGATCTCGAGGTCGATCCCGCTGTTGATGCCGCCGCTCACGGGGTGACGGTGCATCTCGAATGCGTCGATGCCGCTGGGGGGAGCAAGGTCGAGACAATCCGGGCGCGCTATGTCGTCGGTTGCGACGGCGCGCGCAGCATGGTTCGCAAGTCGATCGGCCGCGAGCTGCACGGCGATTCCGCCAACCATGCCTGGGGCGTGATGGACGTGCTGGCGGTGACGGACTTCCCGGACATCCGCTTCAAGTCGCTGATCCAGTCGGCGAAAGACGGCAGCCTGCTGATCATTCCGCGCGAGGGCGGTTACATGGTCCGCATCTATGTCGAGCTCGCCAAGCTCGACATCGGTGAGCGCGTCGCCAATCGCAACATCACCGCCGACGACGTGATCGCGAAGGCGCAGCGGATCCTGAAGCCGCATAGGTTGGACGTGAAGGAGATCGCCTGGTGGTCGGTCTACGAGATCGGCCAGCGTCTCACCGACAAGTTCGACGACGTGCCGGAGACCGAGGTCGATGGGCGACTGCCGCGCATCTTCATCGCCGGCGATGCCTGCCATACCCATAGCCCGAAGGCGGGGCAGGGTATGAACGTCTCCATGCAGGATGCCTTCAATCTCGGCTGGAAGCTCGCGGCAGTCCTGCGCAAGCAGTGCGCACCGGCTTTGCTGCATTCCTATTCGGCCGAACGTCAGGCGGTTGCCAAGGAGCTGATCGACTTCGATCGTGAATGGGCCGGGATTCTCGCCTCGGCCGCCAAGGCCGGCGGTGCCGATGCGGCAAAGACGCAGGACTATTTCGTCCGGCACGGCCGCTACACGGCAGGGACCGCGACGCATTACCGTCCGTCGGTTCTCACGGGTGCGGCCTCGCATCAGCATCTCGCAGAAGGCCTCGTCATCGGCAAGCGCTTCCATTCCGCGCCGGTGATCCGGCTGGCAGATGCGAAGCCGGTGCATCTCGGCCACGCGGCGCAGGCTGATGGTCGCTTCCGCATCTACGCGTTCTCGCCTGCGGAAGATCCTGCCGCCGCCGGCTCGGCCGTGCGCGCTCTCTGCAATTTCCTCGGCGAATCCAGGGAGTCGCCGATCAGGCGCCATACGCCTTCGGGGGCCGACATCGACAGCGTGATCGACCTGCGTGCGGTCTTCCAGCAGGATCATCGTGAGCTCGCCGTGGAAGCGATGCCGCCGCTGCTGCTTCCGCGCAAGGGCCGCTATGGTCTGATCGATTACGAGAAGATGTTCTGTCCGGATCTCAAGAGCGGCAACGACGTGTTTGCAATGCGCGGCATCGACCGCAAGGCCGGCTGCCTGATCGTGGTGCGGCCGGACCAGTATGTCGCGAACGTTCTGCCGCTCGATGATTTTGCTGCGCTTGCGTCGTACTTCGACGCCTTCATGCTGCGAGCAAACTGA
- a CDS encoding SH3 domain-containing protein produces the protein MRLKSVLLAALLLAPTAALAAPGIVTVSTGLRAGPGTGLPLVDRVPGGARVNIHGCLRGNAWCDVSFSDDRGWVSSQYLQYLYRNHYVYLPDYVDVIDVPIVPFVLTSYWSSHYGGRPWYRRHAHWNNYWSSHQRLATRMTLDPRAARIGRAATRDGAIALERSGLRGKREAAISRRDAATTARPDAAITKRDAVTADRTRAGRSERVLNERTAVQNRGPRDAQARVMRDNAAGRAAVRAQPMTRTHEAPRVSTAPVARPATPQVARPNVSHGSPMNARAQMPTSRAAAPAPHTGGGGAPHISAGPRGGGAPAGGPGGGHQKK, from the coding sequence ATGAGACTCAAGAGCGTTTTACTTGCCGCATTGCTGCTCGCCCCGACGGCCGCGCTGGCCGCACCGGGCATCGTCACCGTCTCGACCGGCCTGCGCGCCGGACCGGGCACGGGCTTACCCCTCGTCGATCGCGTCCCCGGCGGCGCCCGCGTCAACATCCATGGCTGCCTGCGTGGCAACGCCTGGTGCGACGTGAGCTTCTCCGACGATCGCGGCTGGGTATCGTCGCAATATCTCCAGTACCTCTACCGCAATCATTACGTCTATCTCCCCGACTATGTCGACGTGATTGACGTTCCCATCGTTCCCTTCGTGCTGACGTCGTATTGGTCGAGCCACTATGGCGGACGTCCCTGGTATCGCCGCCACGCTCATTGGAATAATTACTGGAGCTCGCATCAACGCCTTGCGACGCGGATGACCCTTGATCCACGGGCGGCTCGCATCGGTCGCGCTGCGACGCGTGACGGAGCGATCGCACTCGAACGCAGCGGCTTGCGTGGCAAAAGAGAGGCTGCAATCTCTCGGCGTGACGCCGCCACGACGGCCCGGCCCGATGCCGCCATCACCAAGCGTGATGCGGTTACGGCCGACCGGACCCGCGCCGGACGGAGCGAGCGCGTCCTCAATGAGCGCACTGCCGTGCAGAACCGCGGCCCGCGCGATGCGCAGGCGCGCGTAATGCGCGACAATGCTGCAGGCCGCGCCGCCGTGCGCGCGCAACCGATGACGCGTACGCATGAAGCACCACGCGTGTCGACCGCACCGGTTGCACGGCCCGCAACGCCGCAGGTCGCCCGGCCGAACGTCAGCCATGGCTCGCCGATGAATGCCCGTGCGCAGATGCCGACGTCACGCGCGGCCGCGCCTGCGCCGCATACGGGCGGTGGGGGCGCTCCGCACATCAGCGCCGGCCCACGTGGCGGCGGCGCGCCGGCCGGTGGTCCAGGCGGCGGCCATCAAAAGAAGTAA
- a CDS encoding TetR/AcrR family transcriptional regulator: MPESRYTRAKQPEQVRRALLDHAAAIALDHGVSGVTVQAVAAAAGVTKGGLFHHFGSKQALIEGLFADLLARVDAEIDATIEADPKPRGRFTRAYVNAVFTGKAFGFASPWAALSMVVVTDPSLRRLWNDWIKARLKRHRATDSAPDLHVVRLAADGAWLSYVTTGQTRMSADLRAVHDRLIAQTYRRG; the protein is encoded by the coding sequence ATGCCGGAAAGCCGCTACACCCGCGCCAAGCAGCCTGAGCAGGTGCGGCGCGCTTTGCTCGATCACGCTGCTGCCATCGCACTGGACCATGGCGTTTCCGGCGTGACGGTGCAGGCGGTCGCGGCGGCGGCCGGCGTCACCAAGGGCGGACTGTTTCATCATTTCGGCAGCAAGCAGGCGCTGATCGAGGGCCTGTTCGCCGATCTCCTCGCCCGTGTCGATGCCGAGATCGACGCGACCATCGAAGCCGATCCCAAGCCGCGCGGCAGATTCACGCGGGCCTATGTGAATGCGGTGTTCACCGGCAAGGCCTTCGGCTTTGCCTCGCCCTGGGCGGCGCTGAGCATGGTGGTCGTCACCGATCCCTCGCTGCGCCGGCTTTGGAACGACTGGATCAAGGCCCGGCTCAAGCGCCATCGCGCCACCGACAGCGCGCCCGATCTTCACGTCGTGCGCCTCGCCGCCGACGGCGCGTGGCTGTCCTATGTCACGACGGGACAGACGCGCATGAGCGCGGACCTGCGTGCCGTGCACGACCGGCTGATCGCGCAGACCTATCGGCGCGGCTAA
- a CDS encoding DMT family transporter, translated as MTSAFNAYAALAIAIIFEVTASAFLQQSAQFTRPWPTLAMVLLYVASFYALSVAIRVIPLSIAYAIWGGVGIILTATVSFVLFRQMLDAAAFVGIALIVSGVVVINLFSETAVH; from the coding sequence ATGACATCCGCCTTCAATGCCTATGCGGCACTCGCTATCGCCATCATCTTCGAGGTCACCGCCTCGGCCTTCCTGCAGCAGTCGGCGCAGTTCACCCGGCCGTGGCCGACGCTGGCGATGGTGTTGCTCTACGTCGCCTCCTTCTACGCACTGTCGGTCGCGATCCGCGTCATTCCCCTCAGCATCGCCTATGCGATCTGGGGCGGGGTCGGAATCATCCTGACCGCAACGGTCTCCTTCGTTCTGTTCCGCCAGATGCTGGATGCCGCCGCCTTTGTCGGCATCGCGCTGATCGTATCAGGGGTCGTGGTCATCAACCTGTTCTCGGAGACCGCGGTGCATTGA
- a CDS encoding FMN-binding negative transcriptional regulator — MHVLRPQFRIEEQRALEFAASRGFGVIVAADEGGPRASHVPFVLAERGDRTIVQIHFTAKNPLVPLADGSRRFLLIVSGDDAYVSNDWYASRDNVSTWLYEAVHLSGVAHLRGLDENRGHGDALLAVSEARLPKQPWDLAQMEPGKRESMLAAIRVVDLVVDQIEGQAKLNQHKSDADHVAVVNRLAQSEETGHRRLARQMQTLRPGLEYEMP, encoded by the coding sequence ATGCACGTCCTCCGCCCCCAATTCCGCATCGAGGAGCAGCGCGCGCTGGAATTTGCCGCATCTCGCGGCTTCGGCGTGATCGTAGCCGCGGACGAGGGCGGGCCGCGGGCCTCGCACGTGCCGTTCGTGCTGGCCGAGCGCGGCGACCGCACCATCGTGCAGATTCACTTCACCGCCAAAAATCCACTTGTGCCTCTGGCCGACGGCAGCAGACGATTTCTGCTGATCGTCTCCGGCGATGACGCTTATGTCTCCAATGACTGGTATGCCTCGCGCGACAACGTCTCGACCTGGCTCTATGAAGCGGTGCACCTGTCGGGCGTGGCGCATCTGCGCGGGCTCGACGAGAACCGCGGACACGGCGATGCGCTGCTTGCGGTTTCCGAAGCGCGCTTGCCGAAACAGCCCTGGGATCTCGCGCAGATGGAGCCGGGCAAGCGCGAGAGCATGCTGGCTGCGATCCGCGTCGTCGATCTCGTGGTGGATCAGATCGAAGGACAGGCCAAGCTCAACCAGCATAAGAGCGATGCGGACCATGTCGCGGTCGTCAATCGATTGGCACAGTCGGAGGAGACAGGCCACCGGCGGCTGGCGCGCCAGATGCAGACCCTGCGGCCGGGACTCGAATACGAGATGCCGTAA
- the pdxY gene encoding pyridoxal kinase has protein sequence MLVISIQSQVVHGHVGNSAAAYAVQAEGVNVAAVPTTLLSNHPRYPSLRGRVLETELVADLLRGVEERGLVDEAAVVVTGYLGSPGNAAVVADFVERALVHNPKLVYLCDPVIGDDGHVYVADGILDVVRHRLLPAANLTTPNRFELELLAGLSIADAQDLRAACAALAKGRRIDVVATGCTLADTAEGQLETILCADGHLSRFATPRLPIRPYGTGDLLTGLIAAHLAKGEVTDVAVQLAVETIFAVLVRTQEAGTAEMRLVPLPGRKP, from the coding sequence ATGCTCGTCATTTCCATTCAAAGCCAGGTGGTCCACGGCCACGTCGGCAACAGCGCGGCGGCTTATGCCGTGCAAGCGGAGGGCGTGAACGTCGCGGCGGTGCCGACGACGCTGCTGTCGAACCATCCGCGCTATCCCAGCCTGCGCGGGCGGGTGCTCGAGACTGAGCTGGTCGCCGATCTCCTGAGGGGTGTCGAGGAGCGCGGCCTTGTCGACGAAGCTGCCGTGGTCGTCACCGGCTATCTCGGCTCGCCCGGTAATGCCGCCGTCGTCGCTGACTTTGTCGAGCGGGCCTTGGTGCACAATCCGAAGCTCGTCTATCTCTGCGATCCCGTGATCGGTGATGACGGCCACGTCTATGTCGCCGACGGAATTCTGGACGTGGTTCGGCACCGGCTCCTGCCGGCTGCGAACCTGACCACACCGAACCGCTTCGAGCTCGAGCTGCTTGCGGGCCTCTCGATCGCCGATGCGCAGGACCTGCGCGCCGCCTGCGCGGCGTTAGCGAAAGGGCGTCGTATCGACGTCGTTGCCACCGGCTGCACGCTCGCGGACACGGCGGAAGGCCAGCTGGAAACGATCCTCTGCGCCGACGGCCATTTGTCGCGGTTTGCGACGCCGCGCCTGCCGATCCGGCCCTATGGCACCGGCGACCTTCTCACCGGCCTGATCGCAGCGCATCTGGCCAAGGGCGAAGTGACGGACGTGGCCGTGCAGCTCGCGGTAGAGACGATCTTTGCCGTGCTGGTGCGCACGCAGGAGGCCGGCACGGCCGAGATGCGCCTCGTGCCGCTGCCGGGCCGCAAGCCTTAA
- a CDS encoding DMT family transporter produces the protein MDQRTSGADALIEKNDASPALLGVVCGLAAALFWALGFAATRHGLKLGFTPVDLLVHRYVWSGIAFLPLVFRTGISDLCGIGWGRGLALMVLGGPVMALISYTGFLFVPLGHGSVIQPSSATLGGLLLAALFLKEKISASRLAGALVIVGGLGVIGAESIGHIGADGVLGDLIFVLTGFMFAGFGTLLRHWRVSAVSAALVINVLSLLLLPIYLATEGPARIAAIGVSENAIQALAQGVLAGPAALYLFAVSVQRLGVARAAVFPAIVPALTLLVGWILLGEPPTTLQTAGLVTVLCGFYLAQRQR, from the coding sequence ATGGATCAGCGGACGAGCGGCGCTGACGCTCTCATCGAGAAGAACGACGCAAGCCCGGCGCTGCTCGGCGTCGTCTGCGGGCTGGCAGCGGCGCTGTTCTGGGCGCTCGGCTTTGCGGCTACGCGGCACGGGCTGAAGCTCGGCTTCACGCCGGTCGATCTGCTCGTGCATCGCTATGTCTGGTCGGGCATCGCCTTCCTGCCGCTGGTCTTTCGCACCGGCATCTCCGATCTCTGCGGCATCGGCTGGGGCAGGGGCCTTGCGCTGATGGTGCTGGGCGGTCCGGTGATGGCGCTGATCTCCTACACCGGATTCCTGTTCGTGCCGCTCGGCCATGGCAGCGTGATCCAACCCTCCAGCGCGACGCTCGGCGGCCTGCTGCTCGCAGCCCTGTTCCTGAAGGAGAAGATCTCCGCATCGCGCCTTGCCGGCGCGCTCGTCATCGTCGGCGGCCTCGGCGTGATCGGCGCAGAATCGATCGGCCATATCGGCGCCGACGGCGTGTTGGGCGACCTCATCTTCGTGCTCACCGGATTCATGTTCGCCGGCTTCGGCACGCTGCTGCGCCATTGGCGCGTCTCCGCCGTGTCGGCCGCGCTCGTCATCAACGTGCTGTCGCTGCTGCTCCTGCCGATCTATCTCGCAACCGAGGGGCCCGCCCGCATCGCGGCGATCGGCGTCAGCGAGAACGCGATCCAGGCGCTGGCGCAGGGCGTGCTCGCAGGGCCCGCCGCGCTCTATCTGTTCGCCGTTTCGGTGCAGCGCCTTGGCGTCGCCCGCGCCGCGGTGTTTCCTGCGATCGTGCCGGCGCTGACGCTGCTGGTCGGCTGGATCCTCCTCGGCGAGCCGCCGACGACACTGCAGACGGCGGGCCTCGTGACGGTGCTGTGCGGGTTCTATTTGGCGCAGCGGCAGCGATAG
- a CDS encoding VOC family protein, with translation MTFLLNIDVPDVTAATTFYTEAFGLTVGRRFDSGFVELKGWPAPVYLLTKQAGTVGAGGDHRRYERHWTPVHIDIVVDDVDAAVERALRAGAILEVAASDAPYGRIAMLADPFGHGFCLLAFSERGYDALLGPDGA, from the coding sequence ATGACCTTCCTGCTCAACATCGACGTTCCCGACGTCACTGCTGCCACGACGTTCTACACGGAAGCGTTCGGCCTCACCGTCGGCCGTCGCTTCGACAGCGGCTTCGTCGAGCTGAAGGGATGGCCGGCGCCGGTGTATCTTCTGACCAAGCAGGCCGGCACGGTGGGCGCCGGCGGCGACCACCGCCGCTACGAACGGCACTGGACGCCGGTGCATATCGACATCGTCGTCGATGACGTCGACGCCGCCGTCGAGCGCGCGCTGCGCGCCGGCGCGATCCTGGAGGTCGCCGCAAGCGATGCGCCTTATGGGCGGATCGCCATGCTCGCCGATCCGTTCGGCCACGGGTTTTGTTTGCTGGCATTCAGCGAGCGCGGTTATGACGCGTTGCTCGGGCCGGATGGTGCTTGA